The following proteins come from a genomic window of Paenibacillus spongiae:
- a CDS encoding SIMPL domain-containing protein, whose product MRDEEKRYRRRSMLLFVPVLAAAIGIGMVIGTGGPKPEVQAAAADGGVERGLITVSGNGELQVAPDVAYINVGIETRAAMAKEAQAKNASQFAAMEKVLYDTYKLAKKDVKTISFYVQPEYKYNEKDGTSKVTGYVATHTVQITSRNLEGIGQLLDSLSAAGANRIEGVTFNTEKQEQYELQALEKAMANAKAKAETLARAAGRSIKGVAAISQGNVSSNPIFQRNVAFASDESAANAKTSIQTGEITVTTSVSVAYEMQ is encoded by the coding sequence ATGAGAGACGAAGAAAAGCGTTATCGGCGCCGCTCCATGCTGCTATTCGTGCCGGTGCTGGCTGCGGCCATCGGGATTGGAATGGTCATCGGAACGGGAGGCCCTAAACCGGAGGTTCAGGCGGCCGCAGCGGACGGAGGAGTGGAGAGAGGCTTGATAACCGTATCGGGCAATGGCGAGCTGCAGGTAGCTCCCGATGTAGCGTATATTAATGTCGGCATTGAAACGCGGGCAGCAATGGCTAAGGAAGCGCAGGCGAAGAATGCCAGTCAGTTCGCGGCTATGGAGAAGGTGCTGTACGATACCTACAAGCTGGCTAAAAAAGATGTGAAGACGATCAGCTTCTATGTTCAACCGGAATATAAATACAATGAAAAGGACGGGACGAGTAAAGTGACGGGCTATGTGGCGACCCATACCGTCCAGATTACGTCGCGCAACCTTGAAGGCATCGGTCAGCTGCTGGACAGCTTGTCGGCAGCGGGAGCGAATCGGATCGAAGGGGTGACCTTCAACACGGAGAAGCAGGAGCAGTATGAGCTGCAGGCGCTCGAGAAGGCGATGGCCAATGCGAAAGCGAAGGCGGAGACGCTGGCGAGGGCGGCCGGCCGTTCCATTAAGGGAGTCGCTGCGATCTCCCAAGGGAATGTGAGCAGCAATCCGATCTTCCAGCGGAATGTGGCCTTCGCAAGTGATGAATCGGCTGCAAATGCCAAGACGTCGATTCAAACCGGCGAAATTACTGTTACGACGAGCGTAAGCGTGGCTTATGAGATGCAATGA
- a CDS encoding sporulation histidine kinase inhibitor Sda, giving the protein MKLSNPIANVRNFIRSTNTEPVFAHYSSEYDRPYESETPADTQALNLFLPMQDKSLLLRPLSDTHLVEVYHEAKAMRLSNEFISLIEQAIQQRGLEVHERN; this is encoded by the coding sequence ATGAAACTATCGAATCCAATTGCCAATGTGCGTAATTTCATTCGTTCTACTAATACCGAGCCCGTCTTCGCACACTACTCGTCTGAATATGACCGTCCCTACGAATCCGAGACGCCGGCAGATACGCAAGCGTTGAATTTGTTCCTGCCGATGCAGGACAAATCGCTGCTGCTGCGGCCTCTGAGCGACACCCATCTGGTGGAGGTCTACCACGAAGCGAAGGCCATGCGTTTATCTAATGAATTTATCTCGTTAATTGAACAAGCAATCCAACAACGCGGCTTGGAAGTACACGAAAGAAACTAA
- the whiA gene encoding DNA-binding protein WhiA translates to MSFAAQTKKELTLIEADSCCEKAELSALIRMNGSVQLTNRKVILDISTENAAIARRIYSLIKKMFTVHIELLVRKKMRLKKNNVYIVRIPVKVQEILSELRIVSEGFMFNQGIDKNMLRKSCCKKSYLRGAFLAGGSVNNPEGSSYHLEIACMYEEHCKALVDLANKFDLNARCIERKKGFIFYMKEGEKIIELLSIIGAHQALFKFEDVRIMRDMRNSVNRIVNCETANLNKTIGAAVRQIDNIKLLQKEVGLESLPEKLREVAEIRLLHPDMNLKEVGEMLKGKVSKSGVNHRLRKIDEIAEKLRNG, encoded by the coding sequence ATGTCTTTTGCGGCGCAGACCAAAAAAGAACTAACGCTTATTGAAGCCGACTCCTGCTGCGAAAAGGCGGAACTATCCGCTCTCATTCGAATGAACGGCTCAGTCCAGCTGACGAACCGTAAAGTCATTCTTGATATTTCAACGGAGAATGCGGCGATTGCCAGACGGATCTATTCGCTTATCAAGAAGATGTTTACGGTCCATATCGAACTGCTTGTCCGAAAAAAAATGCGTTTAAAGAAAAACAATGTCTATATTGTGCGTATTCCGGTTAAAGTACAAGAGATATTAAGTGAGCTTCGGATCGTTTCGGAAGGCTTTATGTTTAATCAAGGCATCGATAAAAATATGCTTCGTAAGAGCTGCTGCAAAAAGTCGTATCTGCGCGGAGCTTTCTTGGCCGGAGGATCGGTGAATAACCCGGAAGGGTCATCGTATCATCTGGAAATTGCCTGCATGTATGAAGAGCATTGCAAAGCGCTCGTTGATCTTGCCAACAAATTCGATTTGAACGCGCGCTGCATTGAACGCAAGAAAGGGTTCATCTTCTACATGAAAGAGGGCGAGAAAATAATCGAGCTCTTGAGCATCATAGGAGCCCACCAGGCATTATTTAAATTTGAAGATGTCCGCATCATGCGCGACATGCGCAATTCCGTTAACCGGATTGTCAATTGTGAGACGGCAAATTTGAATAAGACGATTGGCGCCGCCGTTCGGCAAATCGATAACATAAAACTGCTTCAAAAAGAAGTCGGGCTTGAAAGCCTGCCGGAAAAGCTTCGTGAGGTAGCCGAAATCCGGCTGCTGCATCCGGATATGAATCTCAAAGAAGTCGGCGAAATGCTTAAAGGGAAAGTGAGCAAGTCAGGTGTGAACCATCGACTTCGCAAAATTGACGAGATTGCGGAAAAATTAAGGAACGGGTAG
- a CDS encoding gluconeogenesis factor YvcK family protein, producing the protein MENKVRKERRPRIVVIGGGTGLSVMLRGLKEKPLDITAIVTVADDGGSSGILRNELQMPPPGDIRNVLIALADVEPLLSEMLQYRFNNGTGLAGHSLGNLMLAAMTDIAGDFVTGIRELSRVLAVRGRVLPAAGQSIVLHAEMADGTFVTGESLIPKAGQAIKRVFIEPEQVEPLQEAVEAIREADAILIGPGSLYTSIMPNLLVPKLAESIVESDAVKLFICNVMTQPGETDNYTVGDHLQAVYEHIGHHLFDYVIVNDGEIPPQVQEKYAEKGAKAVHLDLDEVTRRGYKVIADRLVLFRTYLRHDAARLSHHIYQLVEDWMNRKG; encoded by the coding sequence ATGGAGAACAAGGTTAGGAAAGAGCGTCGACCCCGTATTGTCGTCATTGGCGGCGGTACGGGTCTATCTGTTATGCTGCGCGGCTTGAAGGAGAAACCGCTCGACATAACGGCAATCGTAACGGTAGCCGATGACGGCGGCAGCTCCGGAATATTGCGAAACGAGCTTCAGATGCCGCCGCCGGGCGATATTCGGAATGTGCTCATCGCGCTTGCCGATGTAGAGCCGCTGCTGTCGGAGATGCTGCAGTACCGATTCAACAATGGCACCGGTCTGGCTGGCCACAGCCTGGGCAATCTTATGCTTGCCGCGATGACCGACATCGCAGGCGATTTCGTGACCGGCATACGCGAGCTGAGCCGGGTATTGGCCGTGCGCGGACGTGTACTGCCTGCTGCCGGGCAGTCGATCGTGCTGCATGCGGAGATGGCCGACGGGACATTCGTAACCGGAGAATCGCTCATACCGAAGGCCGGTCAGGCGATTAAACGGGTATTCATCGAGCCGGAGCAGGTGGAGCCGCTGCAGGAGGCGGTGGAGGCGATTCGGGAGGCGGACGCGATCCTCATCGGTCCGGGGAGCTTGTATACGAGCATCATGCCTAATTTGCTGGTGCCGAAGCTAGCGGAAAGTATTGTTGAGTCAGATGCGGTTAAACTGTTTATATGCAACGTCATGACGCAGCCCGGCGAAACCGACAACTATACCGTGGGCGACCATCTGCAGGCCGTGTATGAGCATATCGGGCATCACTTGTTCGACTATGTGATCGTCAATGACGGTGAGATCCCGCCGCAGGTGCAGGAGAAATATGCGGAGAAGGGCGCTAAGGCGGTCCATCTCGACCTGGACGAGGTCACGCGCCGGGGGTATAAGGTTATAGCCGACAGGCTTGTATTGTTCCGGACGTACTTGAGGCATGATGCAGCAAGATTGAGCCATCATATTTATCAGCTTGTGGAAGACTGGATGAATCGAAAGGGGTGA
- the tpiA gene encoding triose-phosphate isomerase — protein MRKPIIAGNWKMFKTVSEATAFIAAVKGKAEVDGVEAVICAPYTTLPALVEAAKGTSIAIGAQNVHFEDSGAFTGEISGVMLKDLGVKYVIIGHSERRAYFAETDEIVNKKVHAAFKHGLTPIVCVGEKLEEREAGQTKDVCKVQTEAAFQGLSAEQAAQVVIAYEPIWAIGTGKSSTSEDAEDVIAYIRGIVDGLYNSETANAVRIQYGGSVKPGNIREYMGQSNIDGALVGGASLEAASYIELVEGAK, from the coding sequence ATGCGGAAACCAATTATTGCGGGAAACTGGAAGATGTTCAAAACCGTTTCTGAAGCAACTGCGTTCATCGCGGCTGTGAAGGGCAAGGCGGAGGTAGATGGCGTGGAAGCGGTCATCTGCGCGCCATACACGACGCTGCCGGCGCTTGTCGAAGCGGCTAAAGGAACGTCGATCGCGATCGGGGCACAGAACGTGCATTTCGAAGACAGCGGCGCCTTCACGGGAGAAATCAGCGGCGTCATGCTGAAGGATCTCGGCGTGAAGTACGTTATTATCGGGCATTCGGAGCGCCGCGCTTATTTCGCGGAGACCGACGAGATCGTGAACAAGAAGGTTCATGCGGCATTCAAGCACGGCCTGACGCCGATCGTCTGCGTGGGCGAGAAGCTGGAAGAGCGCGAAGCGGGACAGACGAAAGACGTATGCAAGGTGCAAACCGAAGCGGCTTTCCAAGGCTTGTCCGCAGAGCAGGCGGCGCAGGTCGTCATTGCTTATGAGCCGATCTGGGCGATTGGAACGGGTAAATCCTCGACATCCGAGGATGCGGAGGATGTCATTGCCTATATTCGCGGCATTGTCGACGGCCTCTATAACAGCGAGACGGCGAATGCGGTTCGTATTCAATACGGCGGCAGCGTGAAGCCTGGCAATATTCGCGAATATATGGGACAATCGAATATTGACGGCGCTCTTGTAGGCGGTGCAAGTCTGGAAGCGGCGTCCTACATCGAATTGGTCGAGGGGGCGAAGTAA
- a CDS encoding sugar-binding transcriptional regulator gives MQSLIELQQQLVPDMLAAMKKRYLILRQVLLSDMIGRRMLAASLTMTERVLRAETDFLKAQGLLHIDAAGMRITDAGKRLLEDMEPFYKAMFGLSDLETRIRQRYGLKQVMIVPGDSDISPHAKRELGRAGCSALRKVMEKDDIVAVTGGSTLAQVASQLTTQTSLKGNWFVPARGGLGESLDYQANTIASTMAKRTGAQYRLLHVPDHLGEEAYQSLMQEPNIREIVEVIRHARIVIHGIGDAVVMARRRRVDESVIEALNAEGALAEAFGYYFDRNGNVVHRMPTAGLRLEDIMATEVVIAVAGGRSKGEAIASVMRFGHDDILVTDEAAALEIAALLDDEEGLDINARS, from the coding sequence ATGCAGTCTCTCATTGAATTGCAGCAACAGCTTGTGCCGGATATGCTCGCGGCGATGAAGAAGCGGTATCTCATTCTTCGCCAAGTGCTGCTATCCGATATGATTGGCCGCCGGATGCTGGCCGCTTCTCTTACGATGACGGAGCGGGTGCTGAGGGCGGAGACGGATTTCTTGAAGGCGCAAGGACTTCTTCATATCGATGCTGCCGGCATGCGGATTACGGATGCAGGCAAGCGGCTGTTGGAGGATATGGAGCCTTTCTACAAAGCGATGTTCGGCTTATCCGATCTGGAGACTCGCATTCGCCAGCGGTATGGCCTCAAGCAGGTCATGATCGTGCCGGGAGACTCCGATATTTCGCCGCATGCGAAGCGGGAGCTTGGACGTGCAGGATGCTCGGCGCTCCGCAAGGTGATGGAGAAGGACGATATCGTTGCCGTAACCGGCGGATCTACGCTTGCCCAGGTAGCAAGCCAGCTGACGACTCAAACCTCGCTTAAGGGAAATTGGTTCGTGCCCGCAAGAGGCGGATTGGGCGAAAGCCTTGACTACCAGGCGAACACGATCGCATCGACGATGGCCAAGCGGACCGGCGCGCAGTACAGGCTGCTGCATGTGCCCGATCATCTGGGGGAAGAAGCATACCAGTCCTTGATGCAGGAGCCGAATATCCGTGAAATCGTAGAAGTGATCCGTCATGCGCGCATTGTTATCCATGGTATCGGAGACGCAGTGGTTATGGCGAGAAGAAGGCGTGTGGACGAATCCGTTATTGAGGCGCTGAACGCAGAAGGGGCGCTGGCGGAAGCGTTCGGGTATTATTTTGACCGGAATGGCAATGTTGTACACCGCATGCCGACGGCCGGACTCCGGCTGGAGGATATTATGGCAACCGAGGTTGTCATCGCAGTAGCAGGCGGACGGAGCAAAGGCGAGGCGATCGCATCCGTCATGCGCTTTGGACATGACGACATACTGGTAACCGACGAAGCCGCAGCACTAGAAATCGCCGCATTGCTGGATGATGAAGAAGGTTTGGACATCAACGCGAGATCTTGA
- the gap gene encoding type I glyceraldehyde-3-phosphate dehydrogenase, with the protein MVKVGINGFGRIGRNVFRAALNNPEVQVVAVNDLTDTSTLAHLLKYDTTHGKLDATVEAKEGALIVNGREIKVFAERNPENLPWGQEGVEIVVESTGIFTAKEKAELHLKGGAKKVIISAPASNEDITIVMGVNEDKYDPAAHTVISNASCTTNCLAPFAKVINDKFGIVKGMMTTVHSYTNDQSVLDLPHKDLRRARAAAENIIPSSTGAAKAVSLVLPELKGKLNGMAMRVPTPNVSVTDLVAELKVNVTVEEVNGALKEAADGRLKGILNYSDEPLVSSDYNGDPASSTIDALSTMVVEGNMVKVVSWYDNEWGYSNRVVDLAAYIASKGL; encoded by the coding sequence ATGGTTAAAGTAGGTATTAACGGATTTGGCCGTATCGGCCGTAACGTATTCCGCGCAGCTTTGAACAACCCAGAAGTCCAAGTGGTGGCTGTAAACGATTTGACGGACACGAGCACGCTCGCTCATCTGCTGAAATATGATACGACTCACGGCAAGCTGGACGCTACAGTAGAAGCGAAAGAAGGCGCGTTGATCGTTAACGGCCGCGAAATCAAAGTATTTGCTGAGCGCAACCCTGAGAACCTTCCATGGGGTCAAGAAGGCGTTGAAATCGTCGTTGAATCGACGGGTATCTTCACGGCGAAGGAGAAAGCCGAGCTTCACCTGAAAGGCGGCGCTAAGAAAGTCATCATCTCCGCACCGGCTTCCAACGAAGATATTACGATCGTTATGGGCGTTAACGAAGACAAATACGATCCAGCCGCTCATACGGTTATCTCCAACGCTTCTTGTACAACGAACTGCCTGGCGCCGTTCGCGAAAGTCATTAACGACAAATTCGGTATCGTCAAAGGCATGATGACGACCGTTCACTCCTATACGAACGACCAGTCCGTACTGGACCTTCCGCACAAGGATCTGCGCCGCGCTCGCGCTGCCGCAGAGAACATCATTCCTTCGTCGACGGGCGCTGCCAAAGCGGTATCCCTTGTACTGCCTGAACTGAAAGGCAAGCTGAACGGCATGGCAATGCGCGTTCCTACGCCTAACGTGTCGGTTACGGATCTCGTTGCCGAGCTGAAAGTGAACGTTACGGTTGAAGAAGTTAACGGCGCTCTGAAAGAAGCTGCAGACGGCCGTCTGAAAGGCATCCTGAACTACTCCGACGAGCCGCTCGTATCGAGCGACTACAATGGCGACCCGGCTTCTTCCACGATCGATGCACTGTCGACGATGGTCGTTGAAGGCAATATGGTTAAAGTTGTTTCCTGGTACGACAACGAGTGGGGCTACTCGAACCGCGTCGTTGATCTTGCCGCATACATCGCTTCCAAAGGTCTGTAA
- a CDS encoding HPr family phosphocarrier protein translates to MTRHPVVVRLKTGLHARPAALFVQEANKFSSEVFVEKDDKKVNAKSIMGIMSLAISSGTEVTISAEGSDADQAVTALVNLVSKEELENQ, encoded by the coding sequence ATGACTAGGCATCCGGTTGTCGTTCGACTGAAAACAGGTCTCCATGCAAGACCGGCCGCACTTTTCGTACAGGAAGCGAATAAGTTTTCTTCCGAGGTATTCGTCGAGAAGGACGACAAAAAAGTGAACGCAAAATCGATTATGGGCATTATGAGCCTTGCCATTAGCTCAGGTACCGAGGTGACCATAAGTGCGGAAGGTTCGGACGCAGATCAAGCTGTAACCGCTTTAGTCAATTTGGTCAGCAAGGAAGAATTGGAAAACCAATAA
- the rapZ gene encoding RNase adapter RapZ, whose translation MDTGTAMAKLVIITGMSGAGKTIAVQSLEDFGFFCVDNLPPVLIPKFAELIEQSNGKIGKVALVIDLRGREFFTALSESLSYMKDHYTIGYEILFLDATDSVLVQRYKESRRRHPLAPEGQLLEGIQLERRMLEDLKGWATQVIDTSNLKPAQLKERIMSRFTNTDLSTISINITSFGFKYGIPIDADLIYDVRFLPNPHYVEHLRPNTGQDPEVYDYVMKWPETQTFLTKLLDMLQFLIPLYRKEGKSQVVVGIGCTGGKHRSVAIAEYLGRMLGSSDTEHIRVSHRDADRDRH comes from the coding sequence ATGGATACGGGAACAGCGATGGCGAAGCTGGTTATTATTACGGGTATGTCCGGAGCGGGCAAGACGATCGCCGTGCAGAGTCTGGAGGACTTCGGCTTCTTTTGCGTCGACAATTTGCCGCCGGTGCTCATTCCGAAGTTTGCCGAGCTCATCGAGCAATCTAACGGAAAGATCGGCAAGGTAGCGCTTGTCATCGATCTGCGGGGACGCGAGTTTTTTACGGCATTGTCGGAGTCGCTCAGCTACATGAAGGATCACTACACCATTGGATACGAGATTTTGTTCCTGGATGCGACGGACAGCGTTCTCGTACAACGGTATAAGGAAAGCCGCCGGAGGCATCCGCTGGCGCCGGAAGGGCAGCTGCTGGAGGGCATTCAGCTGGAGCGCCGCATGCTGGAGGATCTGAAGGGCTGGGCCACGCAGGTTATCGATACAAGTAATTTGAAACCTGCGCAGCTGAAAGAACGTATCATGTCAAGATTCACAAATACAGATCTGAGTACGATCTCGATCAACATCACGTCATTCGGGTTCAAATACGGCATCCCCATAGACGCGGACTTAATTTATGATGTCCGGTTTTTGCCGAATCCGCATTATGTGGAGCATCTGCGCCCGAATACCGGTCAAGATCCGGAAGTTTACGACTATGTGATGAAGTGGCCCGAGACCCAGACCTTTCTGACCAAGCTGCTCGACATGCTTCAATTCCTGATTCCCCTTTACCGTAAGGAAGGGAAGAGTCAGGTTGTCGTCGGCATTGGATGTACGGGCGGCAAGCATCGCTCGGTAGCGATTGCCGAGTATTTGGGCCGCATGCTGGGAAGCAGCGATACGGAGCATATCCGTGTCAGTCATCGTGATGCTGATCGCGATCGGCACTGA
- the clpP gene encoding ATP-dependent Clp endopeptidase proteolytic subunit ClpP, with amino-acid sequence MNFVPMVIEQNNRGERAYDIYSRLLKDRIIFLGTPVNDVVANSIIAQMLFLAADDPEKDISLYINSPGGSVSAGLAIFDTMQFIKPDVSTICVGMAASMGAFLLAAGAQGKRYALPNSEVMIHQPLGGAQGQASDIEIRAKHILKTRDTLNRILSERTGQPLEKIERDTDRDYFMSAAEAATYGLVDKVIDKL; translated from the coding sequence ATGAATTTCGTACCTATGGTCATTGAGCAAAACAACCGCGGCGAGCGCGCCTACGACATCTATTCCCGGCTTCTGAAAGACCGTATTATCTTTTTGGGCACGCCCGTGAACGATGTGGTGGCGAACTCCATTATCGCACAGATGCTTTTTCTTGCCGCCGACGATCCGGAGAAGGATATTTCCCTCTACATCAACAGCCCGGGAGGTTCAGTCTCCGCAGGTCTCGCCATCTTCGATACGATGCAGTTCATTAAACCGGACGTCTCCACGATTTGCGTCGGTATGGCCGCTTCCATGGGCGCATTCCTGCTTGCAGCAGGCGCGCAAGGCAAGCGTTACGCCCTTCCGAACAGCGAAGTGATGATCCATCAGCCGCTTGGCGGCGCGCAAGGCCAAGCCAGCGATATCGAAATCCGTGCCAAGCATATTCTGAAGACACGCGATACATTGAACAGGATCTTGTCCGAGCGTACCGGACAGCCGCTTGAGAAGATCGAGCGGGATACGGATCGCGACTATTTCATGAGCGCTGCCGAAGCCGCAACTTACGGGCTGGTCGACAAGGTCATCGACAAACTGTAA
- a CDS encoding ROK family glucokinase has product MSEKIVVGVDIGGTTIKVGICDTNGELLHTYEGPTETEKGSDAVCDNIAAYARLIVEESPYSWDQVEGVGIGIAGFIDIPNGIIKFSPNLHFRDVHLKTFLEDKLQKKVLINNDANVAALGEAWAGAGRDIMQCVCFTLGTGVGGGIIINGRIVEGYAGVAGELGHMSIVPDLEAIQCGCGKMGCLETVSSATGIIRMAKDAVERGDRTSLSFVENITAKDVIDAAKAGDEVASRIVTRAAYYLGKALSTVAVVLNPQRFIIGGGVSHAGEFLFEQIREVFIKSTPEIIAEGVEIVPAILGNNAGVVGAAGLIIRS; this is encoded by the coding sequence ATGTCTGAAAAAATTGTAGTCGGCGTCGATATCGGCGGTACCACGATTAAAGTCGGTATTTGCGATACGAACGGCGAACTGCTCCATACCTATGAAGGACCAACCGAAACGGAGAAAGGTTCGGATGCGGTATGTGATAATATCGCCGCCTACGCCCGGCTCATCGTTGAAGAATCGCCGTACAGCTGGGATCAGGTAGAAGGCGTTGGAATCGGCATTGCTGGTTTTATTGATATTCCGAACGGTATCATCAAGTTTTCGCCAAACCTGCATTTCCGTGACGTGCATCTTAAAACATTCTTGGAGGATAAACTCCAAAAGAAAGTGCTTATTAACAATGACGCAAACGTGGCGGCACTTGGCGAGGCTTGGGCTGGCGCGGGTCGCGATATCATGCAGTGCGTCTGCTTCACGCTGGGAACCGGCGTTGGTGGAGGCATAATCATCAATGGCCGCATTGTCGAAGGCTATGCCGGCGTGGCGGGCGAGCTCGGCCATATGTCGATCGTACCGGATCTGGAGGCGATTCAGTGCGGTTGCGGCAAGATGGGCTGCCTGGAGACCGTTTCTTCGGCGACCGGCATTATCCGGATGGCCAAGGACGCCGTAGAGCGCGGCGACCGCACCTCGCTGTCTTTCGTAGAGAATATCACGGCCAAGGATGTCATTGACGCGGCTAAAGCCGGCGACGAGGTGGCTTCGCGTATCGTGACGCGTGCGGCTTATTACTTGGGCAAGGCATTGTCGACCGTAGCGGTTGTGCTTAATCCGCAGCGCTTCATCATTGGGGGCGGCGTCTCGCATGCCGGCGAGTTTCTGTTTGAGCAGATTCGTGAAGTCTTCATCAAATCAACGCCTGAAATTATCGCCGAAGGCGTGGAAATCGTTCCGGCCATTCTCGGCAACAATGCCGGCGTTGTAGGCGCTGCCGGACTTATTATTCGTTCATAA
- a CDS encoding phosphoglycerate kinase — protein sequence MNKKSVRDVEVSGKRVFVRVDFNVPLENGAITDDKRIRETLPTINYLIERGARVILASHLGRPKGQVVEELRLTPVAARLSELLGKPVNKADAAIGGEVEALAAALKDGEVLLLENVRFYAGEEKNDAELAQSFAKLADLFVNDAFGAAHRAHASTEGIAHHLPAVSGLLMERELDVLGKALNNPERPFTAIVGGSKVKDKIDVINKMIEIADNIVIGGGLSYTFYKAQGYEIGKSLVDNEKLDLALGFINKAKEMGKNFLLPVDIVVTDDFSADANTKIVDIDGIPADWEGIDIGPKTREIYADVIKNSKLVVWNGPMGVFEIEPFSHGTQAVARACAETSGYTVIGGGDSAAAAEKFGLADKMDHISTGGGASLEFMEGKALPGVVALNDK from the coding sequence ATGAATAAGAAGAGTGTGCGCGATGTCGAGGTAAGCGGTAAGCGCGTATTTGTGCGTGTTGACTTCAATGTGCCGTTGGAGAACGGTGCGATTACGGACGATAAGCGGATTCGCGAAACGCTGCCGACGATTAACTACTTGATCGAAAGAGGCGCAAGAGTTATTCTGGCGAGCCACCTTGGCCGTCCTAAGGGGCAGGTTGTCGAGGAGCTGCGCTTGACGCCGGTTGCGGCGCGTCTGTCCGAGCTTCTTGGAAAGCCGGTTAACAAGGCGGATGCGGCGATAGGCGGAGAAGTGGAAGCGCTGGCTGCAGCATTGAAAGACGGCGAAGTGCTGCTGCTTGAGAACGTCCGGTTCTACGCGGGCGAAGAGAAGAATGATGCGGAGCTCGCGCAGTCCTTCGCGAAGCTGGCGGACCTGTTCGTGAACGATGCATTCGGCGCGGCTCATCGCGCGCATGCTTCGACAGAAGGCATTGCTCACCACCTGCCGGCCGTTTCCGGTCTTCTGATGGAGAGAGAGCTGGATGTGCTCGGCAAGGCGCTGAACAATCCTGAGCGTCCATTCACGGCTATTGTCGGCGGATCCAAGGTTAAGGATAAGATTGATGTCATTAACAAAATGATCGAAATCGCGGATAACATCGTGATCGGCGGCGGTCTTTCTTATACATTCTACAAAGCGCAAGGCTACGAAATCGGCAAATCGCTTGTTGATAACGAGAAGCTGGATCTGGCACTCGGATTCATTAACAAGGCGAAAGAAATGGGCAAGAACTTCCTTCTGCCGGTCGATATCGTGGTAACGGACGATTTCAGCGCCGATGCCAATACGAAGATCGTGGATATCGACGGCATTCCGGCTGACTGGGAAGGCATCGACATCGGACCGAAAACCCGTGAGATTTACGCGGACGTCATCAAGAACTCCAAGCTGGTCGTATGGAACGGACCGATGGGCGTATTTGAAATCGAACCGTTCTCGCACGGTACGCAAGCTGTAGCGCGCGCATGCGCGGAAACTTCCGGTTACACGGTAATCGGCGGCGGCGATTCGGCTGCTGCTGCGGAGAAATTCGGACTCGCAGACAAGATGGACCATATTTCCACTGGCGGCGGCGCCTCCCTGGAATTCATGGAAGGCAAGGCGCTTCCGGGCGTAGTTGCTTTGAACGACAAGTAA